The following proteins come from a genomic window of Desulfobacterales bacterium:
- a CDS encoding AAA family ATPase produces the protein MAKKSKNVDSVKEDSVKNDIPSILRQHAEQQFEEELNELSKVDDHKKPQNWKLSPWAVKTYIMGGKIANGFEVTPKYIGNNRIIEIAISTLATDRALLLYGLPGTAKSWVSEHLAAAISGDSTLIVQGTAGTDESSIRYGWNYARLLAEGPSREALVAGSIMRAMILGKIGRVEELTRIPSDVQDALISILSEKSISISELNSEAQAQKGFNIIATANNRDKGVNDLSSALSRRFNTVILPLPDTMEEEIEIVEKRVGELGKALDLPAEKPALKEIKRVVTIFRELRNGVTLDNKTKIKTPSGALSTAEAISVMNSGMAMAAYFGDGVLTATDLASGITGSIVKDPVQDKIIWQEYLQTVIKERDDWKDLYRACREVL, from the coding sequence ATGGCTAAAAAATCAAAAAATGTAGATTCGGTTAAAGAGGATTCCGTGAAAAATGATATACCATCTATATTAAGACAGCACGCTGAACAGCAATTTGAAGAAGAACTGAATGAACTGAGTAAAGTAGATGATCATAAAAAACCTCAAAACTGGAAGCTTTCTCCTTGGGCTGTAAAAACGTATATTATGGGAGGAAAAATCGCTAATGGTTTTGAAGTTACACCTAAATATATTGGCAATAATCGCATCATTGAGATTGCGATATCAACTCTTGCGACAGATAGAGCGCTTCTTCTTTATGGACTTCCTGGCACTGCAAAGTCATGGGTAAGTGAACATTTGGCGGCAGCTATTTCTGGAGACTCTACACTCATTGTTCAAGGAACTGCTGGAACAGACGAATCATCAATACGATATGGATGGAATTATGCTCGTCTTCTTGCTGAAGGTCCTTCAAGAGAAGCTTTAGTTGCAGGTTCAATCATGAGAGCAATGATACTTGGAAAAATTGGAAGAGTTGAAGAGCTTACCCGTATTCCAAGCGATGTTCAAGATGCTTTAATATCAATTCTTTCTGAAAAATCCATTTCAATATCAGAGCTTAACAGCGAGGCTCAAGCGCAAAAAGGATTTAATATTATAGCTACAGCAAACAACAGAGATAAAGGCGTTAACGATTTATCAAGCGCTTTAAGCCGACGTTTTAATACTGTTATTCTTCCACTTCCTGATACAATGGAAGAAGAAATCGAAATCGTAGAAAAAAGAGTTGGTGAATTAGGAAAAGCTTTAGATCTTCCAGCAGAAAAGCCGGCTTTAAAAGAAATCAAGCGTGTTGTAACAATTTTTAGGGAATTAAGAAACGGAGTTACACTTGATAATAAAACAAAGATTAAAACTCCATCCGGCGCACTTTCAACTGCAGAAGCTATATCTGTTATGAATAGCGGAATGGCTATGGCCGCTTATTTTGGCGACGGAGTTTTAACTGCAACAGACCTTGCTTCAGGAATTACTGGAAGCATAGTAAAAGATCCAGTGCAGGATAAAATTATTTGGCAGGAATATCTTCAGACTGTAATAAAAGAAAGAGACGATTGGAAAGATTTATATAGAGCTTGCCGCGAGGTATTGTAA
- a CDS encoding hemerythrin domain-containing protein, with amino-acid sequence MELKWQEDFKTGNDAVDFQHRFFIELINRIENDLRESKNDTHKRNLLVELKKYAEFHFSSEENIAISYNLPGVSYHHERHVELLDELNRRKDSVFNDTKSLNDFFHFLIEWFIGHTFNEDQKLFKKISAQY; translated from the coding sequence ATGGAATTAAAATGGCAAGAAGATTTTAAAACTGGAAATGATGCGGTTGATTTTCAACATCGTTTCTTCATAGAACTTATTAATCGAATTGAAAATGATTTGCGAGAATCAAAAAATGACACTCATAAGCGTAACTTGCTCGTTGAATTAAAAAAATATGCGGAATTTCATTTTAGTTCTGAGGAAAATATAGCAATATCATATAACCTTCCAGGAGTCAGCTACCATCACGAACGTCATGTGGAACTTCTTGATGAATTGAATCGTCGAAAAGATAGCGTTTTTAATGATACGAAATCATTAAATGATTTTTTTCATTTTTTAATTGAATGGTTTATTGGGCATACATTTAATGAAGACCAAAAACTATTTAAGAAAATTTCAGCTCAATACTGA